In the genome of Cupriavidus malaysiensis, one region contains:
- a CDS encoding TetR/AcrR family transcriptional regulator, translated as MPLPRRNPPSEPPPDLLPSAASAANPVTGTGRRRLPPALRVEQILGAALCEFSARGYADTRMEDIARRAGLSKGGLYVHFASKDEVLEALLAGKLTPRPLDREAMLAGVASARELAERLVGHLHTNLADPAMVGTMRLLCAESARVPRLVERWRRAALDGMHAEIAGLLREAVRRGLCREGVALDHPWLLVSPFVHILLTAIVGGAPDEAELAQRRAAHVEMCCALFGGRAAGAALDPHQDMCA; from the coding sequence ATGCCGTTGCCTCGTCGCAACCCGCCGTCCGAGCCACCGCCCGACTTGCTACCTTCCGCCGCATCCGCCGCCAACCCGGTGACGGGGACCGGGCGCCGACGCCTGCCACCCGCCTTGCGCGTCGAGCAGATCCTGGGCGCCGCGTTGTGCGAATTCTCGGCGCGGGGCTATGCCGACACCCGCATGGAGGACATCGCGCGCCGCGCCGGCCTGTCCAAGGGCGGCCTCTATGTGCATTTCGCCAGCAAGGACGAGGTGCTGGAGGCGCTGCTGGCCGGCAAGCTGACGCCGCGCCCGCTCGATAGGGAAGCCATGCTCGCCGGCGTGGCGAGCGCGCGTGAACTGGCCGAGCGCTTGGTCGGCCATCTCCACACCAACCTGGCCGATCCGGCCATGGTCGGCACCATGCGCCTATTGTGCGCCGAGAGCGCGCGCGTGCCGCGCCTGGTCGAGCGCTGGCGCCGTGCCGCGCTCGACGGTATGCATGCGGAGATCGCCGGCCTGCTGCGCGAAGCGGTGCGGCGCGGACTGTGCCGCGAAGGCGTGGCCCTGGACCATCCCTGGCTGCTGGTATCGCCCTTCGTCCACATCCTGCTGACGGCGATCGTCGGCGGCGCGCCGGACGAGGCCGAACTGGCGCAGCGACGCGCGGCCCATGTCGAGATGTGCTGCGCGCTGTTCGGCGGACGCGCTGCCGGCGCGGCGCTTGATCCACATCAAGACATGTGCGCTTAA
- a CDS encoding alpha/beta fold hydrolase: MGTKPRAPGAPAGPEAPPAPQCLPDARRAAARPAPIRSRFRMSTSPERPHRDTAAAALDTAARGALARWTGSLSPAAGALAWLDWASHLAMAPGKRIELAEHVATGAAELNRYLAECLAAGPGSAHTCIDPPAADRRFADPAWRQWPFNLWHQRFLLMQSWWTEATRDVPGVEPHHAQLVAFAARQWLDMLSPGNQLATNPVALRRTLEEGGANLLRGARNAWDDSLRQLAGQGPAGTERFRVGQEVAITPGKVVYRNKLIELLQYRPATGKVRPEPILVVPAWIMKYYILDLSPDNSLIRYLVGQGYTVFCISWKNPDASYRNVGMDDYLRQGVQAALDAVQAIVPKARIHATGYCLGGTLLSLAAAAMARDGDTRLASLTLFCAQTDFSEPGELGLFIDESQVSLLEAQMARTGYLTAQQMAGAFQMLRPYDLLWSRMVNDYLFGQRRPMSDLMAWNTDATRMPARMHSEYLRRLFLDNDLAENRYQVGGKPVMLGDLRLPVFCVGTETDHVAPWRSVYKLHYLSPAPLTFLLTSGGHNAGIVSEPGHPHRSYRVLCRPAGQASMTPDEWLQAAPAQAGSWWPQWVDWLDNLSGPPGAPPRMAARRHGSAALGDAPGSYVLEP; encoded by the coding sequence ATGGGCACGAAACCGCGTGCCCCGGGCGCGCCGGCCGGGCCAGAAGCCCCGCCGGCGCCGCAATGCCTGCCGGACGCGCGGCGCGCCGCCGCCCGTCCGGCCCCGATACGGAGCCGATTTCGCATGAGCACTTCTCCCGAACGGCCGCACCGCGACACCGCCGCGGCTGCACTCGACACGGCCGCGCGCGGCGCCCTCGCCCGCTGGACCGGCTCGCTGTCCCCCGCCGCGGGGGCGCTGGCCTGGCTGGACTGGGCCTCCCATCTCGCCATGGCGCCCGGCAAGCGTATCGAACTCGCCGAGCACGTCGCCACCGGCGCCGCCGAACTGAACCGCTATCTCGCCGAGTGCCTGGCCGCCGGCCCCGGCAGCGCACACACCTGCATCGACCCGCCCGCCGCCGACCGCCGCTTCGCCGATCCCGCGTGGCGGCAATGGCCCTTCAACCTGTGGCACCAGCGCTTCCTGCTGATGCAGAGCTGGTGGACCGAGGCCACGCGCGACGTGCCCGGAGTCGAACCGCACCACGCGCAACTGGTGGCCTTCGCCGCCCGCCAGTGGCTGGACATGCTGTCGCCCGGCAACCAGCTCGCCACCAACCCGGTGGCACTGCGCCGCACGCTCGAGGAAGGCGGCGCCAACCTGCTGCGCGGGGCCCGCAATGCCTGGGATGACTCGCTGCGCCAGCTCGCCGGCCAGGGCCCGGCCGGCACCGAACGCTTCCGCGTCGGCCAGGAAGTGGCCATCACCCCGGGCAAGGTGGTGTACCGCAACAAGCTGATCGAACTGCTGCAATACCGCCCGGCGACCGGCAAGGTACGGCCCGAGCCGATCCTGGTGGTCCCTGCCTGGATCATGAAGTACTACATCCTCGACCTGTCGCCGGACAACTCGCTGATCCGCTATCTGGTCGGCCAGGGCTACACGGTCTTCTGCATCTCCTGGAAGAACCCCGATGCGTCCTACCGCAACGTCGGCATGGACGACTACCTGAGGCAGGGCGTGCAGGCCGCGCTCGACGCGGTCCAGGCCATCGTGCCCAAGGCCCGCATCCACGCCACCGGCTACTGCCTGGGCGGCACGCTGCTGTCCCTGGCGGCGGCGGCCATGGCGCGCGACGGCGACACGCGCCTCGCCAGCCTGACCCTGTTCTGCGCGCAGACCGACTTCAGCGAGCCCGGCGAGCTCGGCCTCTTCATCGACGAGAGCCAGGTCAGCCTGCTGGAGGCCCAGATGGCGCGCACCGGCTACCTGACCGCCCAGCAGATGGCGGGCGCCTTCCAGATGCTGCGCCCCTACGACCTGCTGTGGTCGCGCATGGTCAACGACTACCTGTTCGGGCAGCGCCGCCCGATGTCCGACCTGATGGCCTGGAACACCGATGCCACGCGCATGCCCGCGCGCATGCATTCCGAATACCTGCGCCGGCTGTTCCTCGACAATGACCTGGCGGAAAACCGCTACCAGGTCGGCGGCAAGCCGGTGATGCTCGGCGACCTGCGCCTGCCGGTCTTCTGCGTGGGCACCGAGACCGACCACGTGGCGCCATGGCGCTCGGTCTACAAGCTGCATTACCTGTCGCCGGCCCCCTTGACCTTCCTGCTGACCAGCGGCGGCCACAACGCCGGCATCGTCAGCGAACCGGGCCATCCGCATCGCAGCTACCGCGTGCTGTGCCGCCCCGCGGGCCAGGCCAGCATGACGCCCGACGAGTGGCTCCAGGCCGCGCCGGCGCAGGCCGGCTCCTGGTGGCCGCAATGGGTGGACTGGCTGGACAACCTGTCCGGCCCGCCGGGCGCGCCGCCGCGCATGGCCGCGCGGCGCCACGGTTCTGCCGCACTGGGCGATGCGCCGGGCAGCTACGTGCTGGAGCCATGA
- a CDS encoding HD-GYP domain-containing protein produces MTVDGAPPDPRGHDAPHAGPALATHPGTTPAGRRAGAAASCGGEHRAMVTLASLTMAGCARYPGAAGHLIRTAHIAACLADLMALDATLQQRIRLVTPVHDVGKLAIPDEILLKPGRLAPDEWRTMERHTEIGAEALASGSHELLQFAAMIARHHHERFDGSGYPARLAGHGIPLAARVVAVADAFDAMTETRCYRPRMTDDDACSIIAGGSGTHFDPEAVRAFLDGFAQVRRARATADALLARGSDTQAVSDFYRLAPQDFRLAARVASRLAQHALRLSVPA; encoded by the coding sequence ATGACGGTCGACGGCGCCCCCCCAGATCCGCGCGGCCACGACGCGCCGCATGCCGGCCCGGCCCTGGCAACCCACCCGGGCACCACGCCCGCCGGCCGCCGCGCCGGCGCCGCGGCAAGCTGCGGCGGTGAGCACCGCGCCATGGTCACGCTGGCCAGCCTGACCATGGCCGGCTGCGCACGCTATCCCGGCGCGGCCGGCCACCTGATCCGCACCGCCCATATCGCGGCCTGCCTGGCCGACCTGATGGCCCTGGATGCCACCCTGCAGCAGCGTATCCGCCTGGTTACCCCCGTGCATGATGTCGGCAAGCTGGCGATTCCAGATGAGATCCTGCTCAAGCCCGGCCGGTTGGCGCCGGACGAATGGCGCACCATGGAGCGGCATACCGAGATCGGTGCCGAGGCGCTGGCCTCGGGCAGCCACGAATTGCTGCAGTTCGCGGCAATGATCGCGCGCCATCACCACGAACGCTTCGATGGCAGCGGCTATCCGGCGCGGCTGGCGGGCCACGGCATTCCCCTGGCGGCGCGCGTGGTGGCGGTGGCCGATGCCTTCGACGCCATGACCGAGACGCGCTGCTACCGCCCCCGCATGACGGATGACGATGCCTGCTCGATCATCGCCGGCGGCAGCGGCACGCATTTCGATCCCGAGGCGGTGCGCGCCTTCCTCGATGGCTTCGCCCAGGTGCGGCGCGCACGCGCGACGGCCGATGCCTTGCTGGCGCGGGGCAGCGATACCCAGGCGGTCTCCGACTTCTACCGCCTGGCGCCACAGGACTTCCGCCTGGCGGCGCGCGTTGCCTCGCGGCTGGCGCAGCACGCGCTGCGCTTGTCCGTGCCGGCCTGA